The following are from one region of the Salvia hispanica cultivar TCC Black 2014 chromosome 1, UniMelb_Shisp_WGS_1.0, whole genome shotgun sequence genome:
- the LOC125218159 gene encoding uncharacterized protein LOC125218159, protein MALVGSPNFPIGETTSVQSPNLSIGEIASDLDLCGKRKRGNEIQETDAAMAKTKAKAKESRMVSEFTDFNDLLRRFKNKMVFEDEDFDLMRDYCDSDEDYDMVEEMKRSLPFDKGPVVEYINQVRNSGGFDVDVKLPRWLDVGWDFINLPLAESRDEVYERANLAINEINVDMKSKAFELVEVVKAVMSKPIFQLSFFTLAVKEVGAAATNILTIQAIVYHPFNAPWKLREWRFKPEVV, encoded by the exons ATGGCTCTCGTGGGAAGCCCTAATTTCCCGATTGGAGAAACAACTTCCGTGCAATCGCCTAATTTGTCGATTGGAGAAATAGCATCCGATTTGGATTTGTGTGGCAAACGAAAAAGAGGTAATGAGATTCAGGAAACCGATGCCGCGATGGCAAAGACAAAGGCGAAGGCAAAGGAATCACGGATGGTATCGGAATTCACAGATTTCAATGATCTGCTGCGTCGTTTCAAAAATAAGATGGTCTTCGAAGATGAAGATTTCGATCTTATGAGAGATTATTGCGACAGTGATGAAGATTATGATATGGTAGAGGAGATGAAAAGAAGTCTTCCATTCGACAAGGGGCCAGTTGTTGAATACATCAATCAAGTCCGCAATAGCGGT ggaTTTGATGTGGATGTGAAGCTTCCTCGTTGGCTGGATGTGGGCTGGGATTTCATCAACCTTCCTTTGGCCGAATCTCGTGATGAAGTGTATGAGCGAGCAAACCTTGCGATTAATGAAATCAATGTTGACATG AAAAGCAAAGCTTTCGAGCTTGTGGAAGTTGTCAAGGCTGTCATGTCGAAGCCCATCTTTCAGCTGTCGTTTTTTACGCTGGCTGTGAAAGAAGTTGGGGCAGCTGCTACTAATATTCTCACTATCCAAGCAATTGTGTACCATCCCTTTAATGCCCCTTGGAAGCTTAGGGAGTGGAGGTTCAAACCAGAGGTGGTTTGA
- the LOC125201658 gene encoding uncharacterized protein LOC125201658: protein MAVVGNPNFSIGESSPVKSPNFESSSDLDLCVKRKGGNDIQEIDSGMAKEAKKTREVSEFTDFFGLLRIYQKEMIFEREDYDPTVEYSPSDDEEDEKKDMEEHPYDREVVLKYITQVRNSGGFDVDVYIPAWLHVNLVKFMPVEMSDPGVGALMYKLAKVAIDEINVDMKSKTFELVEVFKAVATTNCIGLAYLTLAVKRVGVKPATITIQAIVNFHWNSPFDLRQWRVKPEVEA from the exons ATGGCTGTCGTGGGAAACCCTAATTTCTCGATTGGGGAATCGTCTCCTGTGAAATCCCCTAATTTCGAATCGTCTTCCGATTTGGATTTGTGTGTTAAACGAAAAGGAGGGAATGATATTCAGGAAATCGATTCCGGCATGGCAAAGGAGGCAAAGAAAACGCGGGAGGTTTCGGAATTCACAGATTTCTTTGGTCTATTGAGGATCTACCAAAAAGAGATGATCTTTGAAAGGGAAGATTATGATCCTACGGTAGAATATTCCCCAAGTGACGACGAGGAGGATGAGAAAAAGGATATGGAAGAACATCCTTACGACCGCGAGGTTGTTCTCAAATACATCACCCAAGTCCGCAATAGCGGT GGTTTTGATGTGGATGTGTATATTCCTGCTTGGTTACACGTGAACTTGGTTAAATTCATGCCTGTTGAGATGTCTGACCCCGGCGTAGGTGCTTTAATGTACAAGCTAGCAAAGGTTGCAATTGATGAAATCAATGTTGACATG AAAAGCAAAACTTTCGAGCTTGTGGAAGTTTTCAAGGCTGTCGCGACAACGAACTGCATCGGCCTGGCCTATTTGACTCTGGCTGTGAAAAGAGTTGGGGTGAAGCCTGCTACTATCACTATCCAAGCAATTGTCAACTTTCACTGGAATAGCCCTTTCGACCTTCGGCAGTGGAGGGTCAAACCAGAGGTGGAGGCTTGA